The Christensenella timonensis DNA segment ACCAGGGCGTTGACGATTGCAGTAAACGCGCCGCCGATGATCACGCCGACTGCCAGATCCATTACGCTCCCGCGCGAGATAAATTCCTTAAACTCCTGTAATAAGCCTTTTCCTTTTTTCTTTTTTTCCATCCCTTACCTCTCCTCCCGGTTATGGTTTTGATTTATGATTCCATGGCGGCTAGGCATCCCAGCCAAACCGTTTCATGTCCACATAGCCATCGCTGCTGACGCATACCCCTTCCGCAGCGAGCATGCTTTTTTGCGCATCCAGGCCGCCGAACGCAAAGGCGGGGGCAAGCCGCCCCTGCCGGTTTACGACCCTGTGGCAGGGGACGACCCCCGGCTGCTTGTTTACGTGCAGCGCATATCCCACAGCCCGCGACGCGCGCGGATTGCCCGCAAGACGCGCGACCTGTCCGTAGGACGCGACTTTTCCGCACGGTATCTGCTTGACGATCTCGTAGACCTGCTGAAAAAAATTCACGTACTTTGCGTTTCCTTTCATGAAATCCGGTTATCAATATTATATCATTAAATTTTCCAAAAGAAAGGGAAAACAATGTCTAGGCATGTAAAAATGATGATGCTGGATACCTGTCCGCACTGCAAACGCGCGTTTGAACTGATGGACGAACTGAAAAAGGAACACCCGGAATATAACCAGGTGGACATCGAAACCATCGAAGAACGCCGAGAGCCTGAAAAGACAAAGGGCTACGATTACTGGTATGTCCCCTGCTTTTTTGTGGATGGCGTCAAAGTACATGAAGGGGTGCCTTCCAAAGAAAAGATCGAGCAGGTCTTTATCGAGGCGCTCAAACCGTAAAGCCTATATCACTCTTCACTATATCTGTTTCTTATAACAAAAGAGAGCGCATAGCGCCCTCTTTTGTTATTTTATGTCGGATGCTTAGAACCGCGTATCGTACTGTTTGTTTTCCTGCAGGATATCTTCCAGGATATTTTTTGCCACTGTTTCGCTGTGCACGAACGGATCGATGAGCAGCGACTGCAACGCCAGCGTTTTGTCGCCTGTTGCGGTCGCGTCCGCTGCCAGCAGCGCCATACGGCCGTTGAGCTCGCAGATCGCGGCAGCCGCGTCAGGCAGCCGGCCGATCTTTGTCTGGGCCACGTAATCCGGGCCGATCACGCCGCACGTCTCAACGATGAGGTCAGGAGACAGGTTTTCGATCGTGCCGCCGTTCACCGCATTGAAAGCCGGAAAATAGGTGGGGTCTCCGCCGAACATATAGCGGCTGATCTGTGTGCTCATCCAGCCTGTCCTCCTCTGTTTGATAAACGCCTGCGCACTTTCCTTGCCTGTGATCTTTGCTGCGATCTGCGCCCATGCGTCCTTGTCGCGGCCCCCGAACCAGTCTTTTACCGGGAAGGGATAAAGGCCGCAGCGTTCCTGGTTGCCTTTATCGGACGACCAGCAATAATCCGCTACGTGGCTGTCGGCCGGGGAACCGAACAGCCCGAACAATTTATAGACCTCCGTGCAGTAACGGTAGCCTGCCGGGATATCCGAAAGCGGCACGCTGTCGAGGATCGACTTGAGTTTCGGGTACAGGTCTTCGCCTGTCTTTTTGTCGCGTACGTCGAGGATCCACATCATGTGGTTGACGCCTGCCTGCCGCAGCGTGATGTTGTCCGCCGGGCACATGAATTCGCGTTCCACAGGGTCTGCAAGCTTGGTGCTTTCGTCCCTGTCCGTCATACCTAAAATCTGTTCGAGCGCCATTTGTACGAGCTCGTGCCCATAGCAGTAGCCCACTACTTTTGTTTTGCTGTGGCGCGTG contains these protein-coding regions:
- a CDS encoding glutaredoxin family protein, which produces MSRHVKMMMLDTCPHCKRAFELMDELKKEHPEYNQVDIETIEERREPEKTKGYDYWYVPCFFVDGVKVHEGVPSKEKIEQVFIEALKP
- a CDS encoding MGMT family protein, producing MKGNAKYVNFFQQVYEIVKQIPCGKVASYGQVARLAGNPRASRAVGYALHVNKQPGVVPCHRVVNRQGRLAPAFAFGGLDAQKSMLAAEGVCVSSDGYVDMKRFGWDA
- a CDS encoding family 4 glycosyl hydrolase translates to MARENKIVLIGSGSQYTEFFLQEIFKYEEFRGCTVALVDRRPERLEEVLNIGKKLNEIMDWDVEFIGSPDRRDMLPGAKVVYMFAAVNYMHAWARELEICQKHGLNPYEFHTTGPAGLSMAMRHVPLALDIAADMEELCPQAWLVLDNNPLARIQAAVTRHSKTKVVGYCYGHELVQMALEQILGMTDRDESTKLADPVEREFMCPADNITLRQAGVNHMMWILDVRDKKTGEDLYPKLKSILDSVPLSDIPAGYRYCTEVYKLFGLFGSPADSHVADYCWSSDKGNQERCGLYPFPVKDWFGGRDKDAWAQIAAKITGKESAQAFIKQRRTGWMSTQISRYMFGGDPTYFPAFNAVNGGTIENLSPDLIVETCGVIGPDYVAQTKIGRLPDAAAAICELNGRMALLAADATATGDKTLALQSLLIDPFVHSETVAKNILEDILQENKQYDTRF